In Bubalus kerabau isolate K-KA32 ecotype Philippines breed swamp buffalo chromosome 4, PCC_UOA_SB_1v2, whole genome shotgun sequence, one DNA window encodes the following:
- the LOC129648733 gene encoding protein mago nashi homolog 2-like has product MSMASDFYLCYYVGHKGKFGHEFLEFELRPDGKLRYANNSNYKNDVMIRKEAYVHKSVMEELKRIIDDSEITKEDDALKKKPDRVGRQELEIVIGDEHISFTTSKIGSLIDVNQSKDPEGLRVFYYLVQDLKCLVFSLIGLHFKIKPI; this is encoded by the exons ATGTCCATGGCCAGCGATTTCTACCTGTGCTACTACGTAGGGCATAAGGGCAAGTTTGGACATGAGTTTCTGGAGTTTGAGTTGCGGCCGGACGGAAAGCTTAGATATGCCAACAACAGCAATTATAAAAATGATGTCATGATCAGAAAGGAGGCTTACGTACACAAGAGTGTAATGGAAGAGCTGAAGAGAATTATTGATGACAGTGAAATTACAAAAGAAGACgatgctctaaaaaaaaaa CCCGACAGGGTTGGCCGGCAGGAGCTTGAAATTGTAATTGGAGATGAACACATTTCTTTTACCACATCAAAAATAGGTTCTCTTATTGATGTCAATCAGTCAAAGGATCCTGAAGGCCTTAGAGTATTTTACTATTTGGTACAGGACCTGAAGTGTTTAGTGTTTAGTCTTATTGGATTACATTTCAAGATTAAACCAAtctaa